One genomic region from Euzebya tangerina encodes:
- a CDS encoding acyl-CoA dehydrogenase, which produces MTHYKSNLRDLFFNLFEVNRVQDHLGTGPFEDMDADAAQDVLREVDRLAREDFAASFTAADRTPLQLDADSGDVTVPPELNESLDAFFDNDWHLLYVPPHLGGYGASPSVSWSASEMLAGANASAFFFTAGPFFAKILDEVATPEQRERFVTPMIEHKWGATMVLTEPDAGSDVGAGRTKAVDNGDGTWTITGSKRFITNGDFDWPDNIVHLVLARPEGAGAGTKGLSLFVVPKYWVNEDGSIGERNGAFVRSVEDKMGIKASSTAELYFSDGDIPARGVLVGEVHDGIAQMFKVIEYARMLVGTKAISTLSTGYLNALEYAKERVQGPDLKQAADKTAPRVPIIAHPDVRRMLMIQKAHVEGLRALMTYTAWVQDQVELAHHADVDGSNAEEITRWERLNDLLLPLVKGYGSEKSYELLAMSLQVFGGAGYTRDYPIEQYIRDAKIDTLYEGTTGIQGMDLFFRKIGRDQGATLTGLLTQIQDFAKDDGADVLVAERARLATALADVQRMLGSMVQFLGEDLYKIGLSTTPFLFSLAELVVGWLSLRGAEVAIAAQARDDLRDGDADFYAGKIAAASWFAHNVLPELSSRADIMAATDLGVMELADSAF; this is translated from the coding sequence GTGACCCACTACAAGAGCAACCTCCGCGACCTCTTCTTCAACCTCTTCGAGGTCAACCGGGTCCAAGACCACCTGGGGACCGGGCCGTTCGAAGACATGGATGCCGACGCCGCCCAGGACGTGCTCCGTGAGGTCGACCGGTTGGCTCGGGAGGACTTCGCGGCCAGCTTCACCGCTGCCGACCGGACGCCGCTGCAGCTGGATGCCGACTCGGGTGACGTCACGGTGCCACCGGAGTTGAACGAGTCGCTGGACGCCTTCTTCGACAATGACTGGCACCTGCTGTACGTCCCGCCACACCTCGGCGGATACGGCGCGTCCCCCTCCGTCTCGTGGTCGGCGTCGGAGATGCTCGCTGGAGCCAACGCCTCCGCCTTCTTCTTCACCGCAGGGCCCTTCTTCGCGAAGATCCTGGACGAGGTCGCCACGCCCGAGCAGCGGGAGCGCTTCGTCACGCCGATGATCGAGCACAAGTGGGGCGCCACGATGGTGCTGACCGAGCCCGACGCTGGCTCAGACGTCGGTGCCGGACGCACCAAAGCGGTGGACAACGGCGACGGCACATGGACCATCACCGGCAGCAAGCGGTTCATCACCAACGGCGATTTCGACTGGCCGGACAACATCGTCCACCTCGTCCTGGCCCGTCCCGAGGGTGCCGGTGCGGGCACCAAGGGTCTGTCCCTCTTCGTCGTGCCGAAGTACTGGGTGAACGAGGACGGCTCGATCGGCGAGCGCAATGGCGCCTTCGTCCGCTCGGTCGAGGACAAGATGGGCATCAAGGCCTCCTCGACAGCCGAGTTGTACTTCTCCGACGGTGACATCCCGGCCCGCGGCGTGCTGGTCGGTGAGGTCCACGATGGCATCGCCCAGATGTTCAAGGTGATCGAGTACGCGCGGATGCTGGTCGGGACCAAGGCCATCTCGACGCTGTCGACCGGGTACCTCAACGCCTTGGAGTACGCCAAGGAGCGGGTGCAGGGGCCGGACCTCAAGCAGGCCGCCGACAAGACCGCGCCGCGGGTGCCGATCATCGCTCACCCCGACGTCCGCCGGATGCTGATGATCCAGAAGGCACACGTCGAGGGTCTGCGTGCCCTGATGACCTACACCGCCTGGGTGCAGGACCAGGTGGAGCTGGCCCACCACGCCGACGTGGACGGTTCGAACGCGGAGGAGATCACCAGGTGGGAACGGCTGAACGACCTGCTGCTGCCGCTGGTCAAGGGCTACGGGTCGGAGAAGTCCTATGAGCTGCTGGCCATGTCCCTCCAGGTCTTCGGCGGTGCTGGCTACACCCGCGACTACCCAATCGAGCAGTACATCCGGGATGCCAAGATCGACACGCTGTACGAGGGGACGACCGGCATCCAGGGCATGGACCTGTTCTTCCGCAAGATCGGTCGTGACCAGGGCGCAACCCTGACCGGGCTGCTGACCCAGATCCAGGACTTCGCCAAGGACGACGGGGCCGACGTCTTGGTCGCCGAGCGCGCTCGGCTGGCCACCGCACTGGCGGACGTCCAGCGGATGCTCGGCTCGATGGTCCAGTTCCTTGGCGAGGACCTGTACAAGATCGGCCTGTCCACCACCCCGTTCCTGTTCAGCCTGGCGGAGCTGGTCGTCGGGTGGCTGTCCCTGCGCGGCGCCGAAGTGGCGATCGCCGCACAGGCCCGGGATGATCTCCGGGACGGCGATGCCGACTTCTACGCCGGCAAGATCGCGGCGGCGTCCTGGTTCGCCCACAACGTCCTGCCCGAACTCTCGTCGCGTGCTGACATCATGGCCGCAACGGACCTCGGGGTGATGGAGCTGGCCGACAGCGCCTTCTAG
- a CDS encoding LuxR C-terminal-related transcriptional regulator, whose amino-acid sequence MAIPMAESGAAWLERSRRLHEGGDVAGAVQALEEAYRWLLEEGRLVEAARAARTRAYQCALDGATAKAGGWLGQARTLAAQHGDPVEVAWLELFDAMGDPEEDRGLRRLEALRQRARDVHAPDLECDATALVGHRNVQRGRVAAGMALLDEALTAVCVGRVGEVVVTEGACCLLLSACELTGDVGRADQWLERLSARSSSARSSSARSSSARSSTARSGNARTGAPTSLSLRPICLSYHGGILMAAGRWPEAEAALAEALVELGDSYAFARHQARARLADLRCRQGRHEAAARLLAGVEEDPDAAAPLVTIHLALGRAALAEERLMRSLPGTDGVNRARLLAVEVDVALAGHDPDRGLRAAAELADLAAASRVASDFLTGLAALARGKVLAATATSAEAADAFRAAVAAFAAAATPHELARARVGLAEVLAAEAPEVSEAEARRAMRTGHDLGAAPLVDVAAAVLRTLGRPVRSGARGETRLTDREHEVLALIGEGLSNPEIATRLVISRKTVEHHVSRILMKLGVRNRTQAAAHALRARPSDHE is encoded by the coding sequence ATGGCCATCCCGATGGCAGAGTCCGGCGCGGCATGGTTGGAGCGATCGCGCCGGCTGCACGAGGGCGGGGACGTCGCCGGTGCAGTCCAGGCCCTGGAGGAGGCGTATCGCTGGCTGCTGGAGGAGGGTCGGCTGGTCGAGGCCGCCCGGGCGGCACGGACCCGTGCCTATCAGTGCGCCCTCGACGGCGCGACCGCGAAGGCCGGGGGCTGGCTCGGGCAGGCTCGGACCCTGGCTGCGCAACACGGCGACCCCGTGGAGGTCGCGTGGCTCGAGCTGTTCGATGCCATGGGCGATCCGGAGGAGGATCGCGGGCTGCGCCGCCTGGAGGCGCTGCGACAGCGGGCTCGCGACGTGCACGCGCCTGATCTGGAGTGCGACGCCACGGCCTTGGTCGGGCACCGGAACGTGCAGCGCGGCCGCGTCGCGGCGGGGATGGCGCTGCTGGACGAGGCGCTGACGGCGGTCTGTGTCGGCCGTGTCGGCGAGGTCGTCGTCACCGAGGGCGCCTGCTGCCTGCTGCTCTCGGCGTGCGAGTTGACCGGCGATGTGGGCCGCGCCGACCAGTGGCTGGAGCGGCTCTCCGCCCGATCCAGCAGCGCCCGATCCAGCAGCGCCCGATCCAGCAGCGCCCGATCCAGTACCGCCCGATCCGGCAACGCCCGAACGGGTGCCCCGACGTCGTTGTCGCTGCGTCCGATCTGCCTGAGCTATCACGGTGGGATCCTGATGGCGGCCGGCCGGTGGCCGGAAGCGGAGGCGGCGCTGGCCGAGGCACTGGTGGAGCTCGGCGACAGCTACGCCTTCGCGCGCCACCAGGCCCGTGCCCGGCTGGCCGACCTCCGCTGCCGCCAAGGTCGCCACGAGGCGGCGGCGCGCCTGCTGGCCGGTGTCGAAGAGGACCCGGACGCCGCCGCTCCACTGGTGACCATCCACCTGGCGTTGGGTCGGGCAGCGCTTGCGGAGGAGCGCCTGATGCGGTCCCTCCCGGGTACCGATGGCGTCAACCGTGCTCGGCTGTTGGCTGTGGAGGTCGACGTGGCGCTCGCAGGTCACGATCCCGATCGTGGGCTCCGTGCCGCCGCCGAACTGGCCGACCTCGCGGCGGCATCCCGGGTCGCGAGCGACTTCCTGACCGGTCTCGCCGCTCTGGCCCGGGGGAAGGTCCTGGCCGCCACGGCGACGTCGGCCGAGGCCGCTGATGCCTTTCGAGCGGCGGTCGCCGCGTTCGCCGCTGCCGCGACCCCGCACGAGCTCGCCCGTGCCAGGGTCGGACTTGCGGAGGTGCTCGCAGCGGAGGCGCCGGAGGTGTCGGAGGCGGAGGCCCGGCGGGCCATGAGGACCGGGCACGACCTGGGCGCCGCGCCACTGGTCGACGTGGCAGCCGCCGTGCTGCGCACCCTCGGTCGTCCGGTCCGCTCCGGCGCTCGCGGCGAGACCCGGTTGACTGACCGTGAACACGAGGTCCTGGCGCTGATCGGTGAGGGCCTCAGCAACCCCGAGATCGCGACCCGACTGGTGATCAGCCGAAAGACCGTCGAGCACCACGTCAGTCGGATCCTGATGAAGCTCGGGGTGCGCAACCGCACGCAGGCAGCGGCCCACGCCCTCCGGGCCAGGCCATCGGATCACGAATAG
- a CDS encoding methyltransferase domain-containing protein has translation MTTNSPATVSTDDTSFQISAEAAEVYESRFVPAIFAEWAPRLVDFVAVRPDEEVADIACGTGIVAREAAGRVGAERVVGVDLNRAMLDVAERQSPSITWLQGEAGDLPLAAGSVDHALCQMALMFFPDRAAAVAEMARVARRRVALLVPAAVDQQPAYQVFTDVVRRHAGPSGAALVSAYWSAGDPGSLSDLLTGAGLRSVELATVVGTARFDSVEALVATEVEGSPLVDAIDTETYDAIRRDCRVELDRFIGDDGRCDVPLVCHLVRGDH, from the coding sequence ATGACCACCAACAGCCCCGCCACCGTCTCGACGGACGACACCAGCTTCCAGATCAGCGCCGAGGCCGCCGAGGTCTATGAGAGCCGCTTCGTTCCGGCGATCTTCGCCGAGTGGGCACCGCGGCTGGTCGACTTCGTCGCCGTCCGGCCGGACGAGGAGGTGGCCGACATCGCGTGCGGCACGGGGATCGTGGCCCGCGAGGCCGCCGGCCGAGTGGGAGCCGAGCGCGTGGTCGGTGTGGACCTGAACAGGGCGATGCTCGATGTCGCCGAACGGCAGTCGCCGTCCATCACCTGGCTGCAGGGGGAGGCGGGCGACCTCCCATTGGCTGCTGGCAGCGTCGACCACGCCTTGTGTCAGATGGCGCTGATGTTCTTCCCGGACCGAGCGGCCGCGGTCGCCGAGATGGCCCGGGTGGCCCGGCGACGGGTCGCCCTGCTCGTGCCCGCTGCAGTGGACCAGCAACCGGCCTACCAGGTGTTCACCGATGTCGTCCGCCGCCATGCGGGTCCATCCGGTGCGGCCCTGGTCAGCGCGTACTGGTCGGCGGGGGACCCAGGATCCCTGAGCGACCTCCTGACCGGGGCCGGGCTGCGGAGCGTCGAGCTGGCGACGGTCGTCGGTACCGCCAGGTTCGACTCCGTCGAGGCGCTGGTGGCGACGGAGGTCGAGGGCTCACCGCTCGTCGATGCCATCGACACCGAGACCTACGACGCCATTCGTCGGGACTGCCGTGTCGAACTGGACCGCTTCATCGGCGACGACGGTCGGTGTGACGTCCCGCTGGTCTGTCACCTGGTTCGGGGGGACCACTGA
- a CDS encoding sugar transferase produces MAPPDDPDGTDLSIGRPTPVASRVEDVQARTPRPTSSPPSRPSPASTADRWSPAPLTGVYVSLIKPLFDVTVAVVLLVALSPVLLAGVIAVRLSLGPDVFFVQRRVGLGGEVFRTYKLRTMDHDRRETSAGDIEAFRDGRWDGIERRNTHKSERDPRLNQVGRLLRTFSIDEIPQLLNVIKGDMSLVGPRPELPGIVEAHYDQWMHRRHAVKPGLTGLWQISERGNGMMHEHVDVDLDYVDSVTFMTDLRILLATPYAALGPRRGF; encoded by the coding sequence ATGGCACCTCCCGACGACCCCGACGGCACCGACCTCTCCATAGGTCGGCCAACACCCGTCGCCTCGAGGGTCGAGGACGTGCAGGCGCGGACTCCTCGGCCCACGTCGTCGCCGCCGAGTCGGCCGTCACCCGCCAGCACCGCTGACCGCTGGAGCCCTGCACCCCTGACCGGGGTCTACGTCTCGCTGATCAAGCCGCTGTTCGACGTCACGGTCGCCGTCGTGCTCCTCGTGGCCCTGTCCCCCGTCCTGCTCGCCGGCGTCATCGCCGTCCGTCTCTCACTGGGTCCCGACGTCTTCTTCGTGCAACGCCGGGTCGGGTTGGGTGGGGAGGTCTTCCGCACCTACAAGCTGCGGACGATGGACCACGACCGCCGCGAGACCAGTGCGGGGGACATCGAAGCCTTCCGCGACGGTCGCTGGGACGGCATCGAGCGTCGCAACACCCACAAGAGCGAGCGCGACCCACGACTGAACCAGGTTGGTCGGCTGCTGCGCACCTTCTCGATCGATGAGATCCCCCAGCTCCTCAACGTCATCAAGGGCGACATGAGCCTGGTCGGTCCACGACCCGAACTTCCCGGCATCGTCGAGGCCCACTACGACCAGTGGATGCACCGCCGACACGCCGTCAAGCCCGGGCTGACGGGGTTGTGGCAGATCTCCGAGCGCGGCAACGGGATGATGCACGAACACGTGGATGTCGACCTGGACTACGTGGACTCGGTCACCTTCATGACCGACCTCAGGATCCTGCTGGCGACGCCGTACGCGGCCCTCGGACCCCGCCGCGGCTTCTGA